One window from the genome of Pelodictyon luteolum DSM 273 encodes:
- a CDS encoding serine hydrolase domain-containing protein — protein MTFGPAAFPLRAEEFDFTPVRRLMQEGVDENVFPGASIAVIYRGNTIFHEAFGTIGCGLSPKPAYSSTVYDIASLTKAVATTAAIMQLVERDSLKLDQSAAGYFPPFGRNGKNDITIRQLLNHTSGLRPHAWYIKTCSTPQELIAAICNDTLLTKPGTATAYSDNGFIILGTIVEQITGRSLEENFRARFSTPLGMQSTSFNPSGEMLRRVAPTGRDSTWNTKIGPRPLVNDQNAAILGGAAGHAGLFSSTGDLIRFTLMLMNDGRQDGVRYFRQSTIRQFTRRNGNDERALGWDLRSLEGYASTGSCFSKDSWGHLGFTGTSLWIDPRKDLAVIMLSNRVCPSSENRKIRKFRPRLHTTVAECLGYSCREEKPIGPPANP, from the coding sequence ATGACATTCGGCCCTGCAGCGTTTCCGCTCCGGGCCGAAGAGTTTGATTTCACTCCTGTACGGCGACTTATGCAGGAGGGGGTCGATGAAAACGTCTTTCCAGGAGCCTCCATCGCCGTCATCTACCGAGGCAACACAATCTTCCATGAAGCCTTCGGAACCATCGGATGCGGACTCAGCCCCAAGCCAGCCTATTCTTCCACCGTCTACGACATTGCATCCCTGACAAAAGCTGTCGCCACGACTGCCGCCATCATGCAGCTCGTTGAGCGCGACTCGCTCAAGCTCGACCAATCTGCAGCCGGATACTTCCCGCCATTCGGCCGGAACGGCAAGAACGACATCACCATCCGCCAGCTCCTCAACCACACCTCCGGACTGCGGCCGCATGCATGGTATATCAAAACCTGCTCCACCCCGCAGGAACTGATTGCAGCAATCTGCAACGACACGCTCCTGACCAAACCCGGAACCGCCACCGCCTACAGTGATAACGGGTTCATCATCCTCGGCACGATTGTGGAGCAGATTACGGGAAGAAGCCTCGAAGAGAATTTCCGCGCCCGTTTCAGTACGCCGCTCGGTATGCAGTCGACATCCTTCAACCCATCCGGGGAGATGCTGCGCAGGGTAGCGCCGACCGGACGCGACAGCACATGGAACACAAAGATCGGGCCCCGTCCACTCGTCAATGACCAGAACGCAGCAATCCTCGGAGGTGCGGCAGGCCATGCCGGACTCTTCTCCAGCACCGGCGACCTCATCCGTTTCACCCTGATGCTCATGAACGACGGCAGGCAGGACGGTGTAAGGTATTTCCGGCAATCCACAATCCGCCAGTTCACCAGGCGAAATGGCAACGATGAAAGAGCACTCGGCTGGGACCTCCGTTCACTGGAAGGCTATGCATCCACCGGAAGCTGCTTCTCGAAGGACTCATGGGGCCATCTCGGCTTCACAGGCACCAGCCTCTGGATTGACCCCCGGAAAGATCTGGCGGTCATCATGCTCAGCAACAGGGTATGCCCCAGTTCCGAAAACAGAAAAATCAGGAAGTTCCGCCCGAGGCTGCACACCACGGTTGCCGAATGCCTCGGATACAGCTGCAGGGAGGAAAAGCCCATCGGACCACCAGCCAACCCATAA
- a CDS encoding MlaD family protein yields MRNPNALKWSDLKTGIFFIFGIGFAAYLGLVIGKNSSLFTGVTTVKVLAGNMQGLTENNFVSVSGKKVGTVSKMEFTSQNDSLLVVADLRIRNEYANLVTKDSKATIRSLGVLGDKYVDIMTGKGEPVQDGDFIALDANDGMAGLTTGASKALENINTLLEQLQSGKGVAGRLISDEKMGSELVATISSLRSTADELATVSRKASSGNGLLPKLINDPKLADNTTDAIAKIQHAAATTDSLMTAINSGEGTLGQLRRNPELYDNLTKALSSLDTLMVDLKKRPERYVRFTLF; encoded by the coding sequence ATGAGAAATCCCAACGCACTGAAATGGAGCGACCTGAAGACCGGCATTTTTTTCATCTTCGGCATAGGCTTTGCCGCCTATCTCGGGCTGGTCATCGGAAAAAACAGCAGCCTGTTCACCGGAGTGACCACCGTAAAGGTGCTGGCTGGAAACATGCAGGGTCTGACTGAAAACAATTTCGTGTCGGTATCGGGCAAGAAAGTCGGAACCGTCTCGAAGATGGAGTTCACCAGCCAGAATGACTCGCTTCTCGTGGTAGCCGATCTCAGGATCCGAAACGAATACGCAAACCTCGTCACCAAGGACTCCAAGGCGACCATACGCTCGCTCGGCGTGCTTGGCGACAAGTACGTGGACATCATGACCGGAAAAGGCGAACCGGTCCAGGACGGCGACTTCATCGCACTTGACGCCAACGACGGCATGGCGGGGCTGACCACAGGAGCATCAAAGGCACTGGAGAACATCAACACCCTTCTCGAACAGCTCCAGAGCGGAAAGGGCGTTGCCGGCAGATTGATTTCCGATGAGAAAATGGGCAGTGAACTTGTCGCTACCATCAGCAGCCTCCGCAGTACAGCCGACGAGCTTGCAACCGTCTCACGCAAAGCCTCGAGCGGCAACGGCCTGCTGCCGAAACTCATCAACGACCCGAAGCTGGCAGACAACACCACCGATGCAATCGCAAAGATCCAGCACGCGGCCGCCACCACCGACTCCCTGATGACTGCCATCAACAGCGGCGAAGGCACCCTCGGCCAGCTGCGCCGGAACCCGGAACTCTACGACAACCTGACCAAGGCACTCTCATCGCTCGATACCCTCATGGTGGACCTCAAAAAACGGCCCGAACGGTATGTCCGCTTCACGCTTTTTTAG
- a CDS encoding ABC transporter ATP-binding protein, translated as MIELRNISLKYGEKEILKNVSLTIEDNTIKAILGPSGVGKSTILKLMLGLIKPTSGQVFVDGTDISAMKESELYPIRRKMGMVFQGNALFDSMSISQNLGFFLRENLNLPEKEVQERVTEQIQFAGLEGYEEQLPESLSGGMRKRVAIGRALIFRPHMILFDEPTAGLDPVSSKKILTLISSLRHHNNLGAVIVTHIIDDVFNVADCVAVLYQGGIIFDDATSKLHGSDHPFIRSILSDKILEL; from the coding sequence ATGATTGAACTACGCAATATCAGCTTGAAATACGGTGAAAAGGAGATCCTGAAAAACGTCTCCCTCACCATTGAAGACAACACCATCAAGGCGATCCTCGGACCGAGCGGCGTCGGCAAGAGCACCATTCTGAAACTGATGCTCGGACTGATAAAGCCAACCTCCGGCCAGGTGTTTGTCGACGGCACGGATATTTCCGCAATGAAGGAGTCGGAACTCTATCCGATCCGGAGGAAAATGGGCATGGTGTTCCAGGGCAACGCCCTCTTCGACTCGATGAGCATCAGCCAGAACCTCGGATTCTTCCTCCGTGAAAACCTCAACCTCCCAGAAAAGGAGGTTCAGGAAAGGGTAACCGAACAGATCCAGTTCGCAGGGCTTGAGGGCTACGAAGAACAGCTTCCCGAAAGCCTAAGCGGCGGCATGCGCAAGCGGGTTGCCATCGGCCGGGCGCTGATATTCAGACCTCACATGATCCTCTTCGACGAGCCGACAGCGGGGCTTGATCCCGTCAGCTCGAAAAAGATCCTGACGCTTATCAGCTCCCTTCGACACCACAACAACCTCGGGGCGGTGATCGTCACCCACATCATCGATGACGTTTTCAATGTCGCCGACTGCGTGGCGGTACTCTATCAGGGCGGCATTATTTTTGACGATGCCACCAGCAAACTGCACGGATCGGACCATCCATTCATCCGATCCATCCTCTCCGACAAAATTCTTGAACTGTAA
- a CDS encoding MlaE family ABC transporter permease has protein sequence MPATHIRNMGHHLTLRIKGFFLTMQDFFFFSVRAFATMPKIRRYWRDFLDQAAICGADSIPIVLVSAISIGSLLAIEVGNLLEDFGAKTMLGRSTSISVIRELGPLLMGLMLSARFGSRNGAELGAMQISEQIDALRAFGTDPVAKLVMPRLLAALIMFLPLTALSDFAGLYSAAYMAEHYHHLDPGIFWNSVYPRLALKDFVVGFAKAPVFAVIITLVSSFNGFSASGGTSGVGRSTIKGIVVSSGLVLIANFYVSKIVLENM, from the coding sequence ATGCCAGCAACCCACATACGGAACATGGGGCACCACCTGACCCTGCGGATCAAAGGGTTCTTCCTCACCATGCAGGACTTTTTCTTTTTTTCCGTGCGGGCGTTTGCCACCATGCCGAAAATCCGGCGCTACTGGCGGGACTTCCTCGACCAGGCGGCCATCTGCGGAGCAGACTCCATCCCCATCGTGCTCGTCAGCGCCATCTCCATCGGCTCTCTGCTTGCAATCGAAGTCGGCAACCTCCTCGAGGACTTCGGGGCCAAGACCATGCTCGGCCGCTCCACATCCATTTCCGTCATCCGCGAGCTCGGTCCCCTGCTTATGGGCCTCATGCTCTCCGCCCGGTTCGGTTCGCGTAATGGAGCAGAGCTCGGAGCAATGCAGATCTCAGAGCAGATCGATGCACTCAGGGCTTTCGGCACTGACCCCGTAGCCAAGCTCGTCATGCCGCGCCTTCTGGCCGCACTCATCATGTTCCTCCCGCTGACGGCCCTCTCAGACTTTGCCGGCCTGTACAGCGCGGCCTATATGGCCGAACACTACCATCACCTTGACCCCGGCATTTTCTGGAACTCGGTATACCCGCGGCTCGCCTTGAAGGATTTCGTCGTCGGCTTCGCAAAAGCTCCGGTGTTCGCCGTCATCATCACCCTCGTCAGCAGCTTCAACGGGTTTTCAGCCAGCGGAGGAACCTCCGGCGTCGGCCGTTCCACCATCAAGGGAATCGTTGTTTCATCGGGACTGGTACTGATCGCCAATTTCTATGTTTCAAAGATCGTCCTGGAAAACATGTAA
- a CDS encoding PHP domain-containing protein, producing the protein MPPSSSGAGHNGFEKADLHIHTKCSDGIHTPEEIVDKAASAGLSAISITDHDSVAGIDKAKPSASAKGIELIPGVEMSSTYKGYDIHVLGYFFDHRHPALTGYLDHCRHLRTERAERMVGKLAKMGVKIGLDQIILKAQNGSVGRPHIAAVLQDGGYVKSFSEAFSKYLGAHSPAYVKSIETHPAEVIRLINEAGGLSFLAHPAQSAPDEILKQLITVGLDGIEIVHPSHDSYKQNYYREIANEYFMLFSGGSDYHGLKDRDDDTFGRVTIPGDWVEKMKSRLVKA; encoded by the coding sequence ATGCCTCCGAGCTCATCCGGCGCAGGGCATAATGGCTTTGAAAAAGCAGACTTACACATACACACCAAATGTTCGGACGGAATCCATACACCAGAGGAGATCGTTGATAAGGCAGCCTCAGCCGGGCTGTCAGCAATCAGCATCACAGACCATGATTCCGTAGCAGGTATTGACAAAGCAAAGCCATCAGCCTCAGCCAAAGGCATAGAGCTCATTCCCGGTGTGGAGATGAGCTCGACATACAAGGGCTACGACATTCATGTCCTTGGATATTTTTTCGACCACCGGCACCCGGCCCTCACGGGATACCTGGATCACTGCCGGCACCTGCGCACCGAACGGGCGGAGCGCATGGTGGGCAAACTTGCCAAAATGGGCGTAAAGATTGGTCTTGACCAGATTATTCTCAAGGCCCAGAACGGCAGCGTCGGCAGGCCGCATATCGCGGCGGTGCTGCAGGACGGAGGATATGTGAAAAGCTTCAGCGAAGCGTTCAGCAAGTACCTCGGAGCCCACAGCCCAGCCTACGTCAAAAGCATCGAAACGCATCCGGCGGAGGTCATACGGCTCATCAATGAAGCCGGGGGACTCTCTTTCCTTGCGCATCCGGCACAGAGCGCTCCCGACGAAATCCTCAAACAGCTGATTACCGTGGGGCTCGACGGCATTGAAATCGTACACCCCTCGCACGACAGCTACAAGCAGAACTATTACCGGGAAATCGCCAACGAGTACTTCATGCTCTTTTCGGGAGGATCGGACTACCACGGCCTCAAGGATCGGGATGATGACACGTTCGGCAGGGTGACGATTCCGGGTGACTGGGTGGAGAAAATGAAAAGCAGGCTGGTCAAGGCCTGA
- the uppP gene encoding undecaprenyl-diphosphatase UppP — MTLIQAILLGIIQGLTEFLPISSTAHLRIIPALAGWEDPGAAFTAIIQIGTLGAVMLYFRRDILSIVKSVATGLWKGNPLHDGEAKMGWMIAAGTLPIVAFGLLFKHEIETTLRSLYWISGALIILALVLSLAEWKIKKRLEEGHPLKSMEDIGWKEALLIGLAQAIALIPGSSRSGTTITGGLLLNLSRETAARFSFLLSLPAVFAAGAFELYKTWDLITADPGNIMNLAVATITSGIVGYLSIAFLLNYLKSHTTSIFIAYRLAAGAGLLLLLGGGTILP; from the coding sequence ATGACCCTCATCCAGGCAATCCTGCTCGGCATCATCCAGGGACTGACGGAGTTCCTTCCCATCAGCAGCACGGCCCACCTCCGCATCATCCCCGCCCTTGCGGGATGGGAAGACCCCGGTGCCGCATTCACGGCCATCATCCAGATCGGGACGCTCGGTGCCGTCATGCTCTATTTCCGGCGCGACATTCTCTCTATCGTAAAATCCGTCGCAACCGGGCTCTGGAAAGGAAACCCGCTCCATGACGGAGAGGCAAAAATGGGCTGGATGATCGCCGCCGGCACCCTGCCGATCGTTGCATTCGGACTGCTTTTCAAGCATGAAATCGAAACAACCCTCCGCTCGCTCTACTGGATCAGCGGAGCCCTCATCATCCTTGCGCTCGTGCTCTCCCTGGCGGAATGGAAGATAAAAAAGCGGCTGGAAGAGGGACATCCCCTCAAATCGATGGAAGACATCGGCTGGAAAGAGGCGCTCCTCATCGGGCTTGCGCAGGCCATCGCCCTTATCCCGGGTTCATCGCGCTCCGGCACCACCATCACCGGCGGCCTCCTGCTGAATCTCTCACGAGAAACCGCAGCAAGGTTCTCCTTCCTGCTCTCCCTTCCGGCCGTCTTTGCCGCAGGCGCCTTCGAACTCTACAAGACCTGGGATCTCATCACTGCCGATCCGGGCAACATCATGAACCTCGCCGTCGCGACCATAACCTCCGGCATTGTCGGGTACCTGTCGATCGCGTTTCTATTGAACTACCTCAAAAGCCACACCACAAGCATCTTCATCGCCTACCGGCTTGCAGCAGGAGCGGGACTCCTCCTGCTGCTTGGCGGCGGCACCATCCTGCCCTGA
- the rdgB gene encoding RdgB/HAM1 family non-canonical purine NTP pyrophosphatase: protein MQTPPDITTIVLATGNRDKVRELRPLLESISARFRVTTLMDEGIEVDIEETEQTLEGNAILKARAIFEMLSAKFPSMIAFADDTGLEVDQLGGRPGVYSARFAPRPEGEKPSYSDNVRHLLQEMEGKVERSARFRTVIALKGTIPGHDDGRVFEHIEEGVAEGSITTAPEGKGGFGYDPVFRSEATKKTFARMTPEEKNTISHRALAVKRTISWLHTITNTQP, encoded by the coding sequence ATGCAGACACCTCCGGATATCACGACTATCGTCCTCGCCACCGGCAACAGGGACAAGGTACGGGAGCTGCGCCCGCTTCTGGAAAGCATTTCAGCCCGGTTCAGGGTAACGACCCTCATGGATGAAGGCATCGAGGTCGATATCGAAGAAACGGAACAGACTCTGGAGGGCAACGCCATCCTGAAAGCCCGAGCCATCTTCGAGATGCTTTCGGCGAAGTTCCCCTCCATGATCGCCTTTGCCGACGATACAGGCCTTGAGGTAGACCAGCTCGGCGGACGCCCTGGAGTCTATTCTGCACGGTTCGCCCCGAGGCCGGAGGGAGAAAAACCCTCCTACAGTGACAATGTCCGTCACCTCCTCCAGGAGATGGAGGGGAAAGTGGAACGCAGTGCCCGGTTCCGGACGGTGATCGCCCTCAAGGGAACCATCCCCGGCCACGATGACGGCCGGGTGTTCGAACATATCGAGGAGGGTGTGGCAGAGGGAAGCATCACCACGGCACCCGAAGGCAAAGGCGGATTCGGCTACGACCCGGTATTCAGGTCGGAAGCCACAAAAAAAACCTTTGCCCGGATGACTCCCGAAGAAAAAAACACGATCAGCCACCGCGCTCTGGCCGTCAAGCGGACCATCTCCTGGCTCCATACCATCACCAATACACAACCATGA
- a CDS encoding pyridoxine 5'-phosphate synthase: MRLAVNIDHIATLRNARNEGEPDPVAAALLAEESGAAGIVCHLREDRRHIRDNDLKGLRRSVKTKLDLEMAMTEEMQRIAIETVPELITLVPEKREELTTEGGFDIERHFKRLALFIEPIRAAGIEVSLFIEPDSRSIDLAAEAGSDLVELHTGSYALKSGEEQTAEFERIRHAAKYAVDRGLKVVAGHGLNYRNIQPFRQIPEIEEVSIGHALIARAAFVGIPEAVREMLDLIG, from the coding sequence ATGCGCCTCGCCGTCAACATCGACCATATCGCAACCCTCCGCAATGCACGCAATGAAGGCGAGCCCGACCCCGTCGCAGCCGCCCTGCTTGCCGAGGAAAGCGGCGCAGCGGGTATTGTCTGCCATCTGCGTGAAGACCGTCGCCACATACGCGACAACGATCTCAAAGGGCTCCGCCGCTCGGTGAAGACCAAGCTCGATCTGGAGATGGCCATGACGGAAGAAATGCAGCGGATCGCCATCGAAACAGTACCGGAACTCATCACCCTCGTGCCTGAAAAACGAGAGGAGCTGACAACCGAGGGCGGGTTCGATATCGAACGGCACTTCAAGCGGCTCGCCCTTTTCATCGAACCAATACGGGCTGCTGGCATCGAAGTCAGCCTTTTCATCGAACCCGACAGCCGTTCCATCGATCTGGCAGCCGAAGCCGGATCGGACCTCGTCGAGCTCCATACCGGCTCATACGCCCTGAAAAGCGGAGAGGAGCAGACTGCGGAATTCGAACGGATCCGGCATGCGGCAAAATATGCCGTAGACCGTGGTCTCAAGGTAGTCGCAGGCCACGGACTCAACTACCGCAACATACAGCCGTTCCGCCAGATCCCCGAGATAGAGGAAGTCAGCATCGGCCACGCACTCATTGCACGGGCAGCCTTCGTCGGCATCCCCGAGGCCGTCCGGGAAATGCTCGACCTCATCGGCTGA
- a CDS encoding endonuclease MutS2: protein MAEGTSRKLEFDRVVAHTAGYALSVYGRDTLSSSLPFSGHRELQEELERVLELKGFLEEGSTLPFDTLADMRPLLATLEMHGGVLEPGELQDLHLFLDAAAGLRRRMVREAELRPRLAVFGAGIPEDAFVRPVIREVIDEQGVVKSSASGELARIRRALVDRRRALGRTLERILGGCRSSGWLMEDTLTIRNGRQCLAMRLEYRHRVPGFVQDYSGSGQTVFLEPAECMEITNAILEGEIEERREIERILRETTARIRPELPDLLSGASLMAAFDSLYARARFALETRSVLPALSEGTEFRIKRGYHPWLLISHRDREVLPLDLELGLNEQVLIISGPNAGGKSVAMKTAGLLSFMLLHGYLLPCSESSVFPLFTSIGIEIGDEQSIENDLSTFSSHLREVRRILDAAGRGSLVLIDELCSGTDVEEGSAIARTIIEELLRRGTKAIVTTHLGDLKAYAHSREGVVNGAMEFDRRALQPTFRFIKGVPGSSFAFAMMQRMGFPPAMVREAESAIGEGHRGLEELLEDLQELLASNRLLHLELEAQSASILLREQAVTEAESMLRRRDREQRQKASKELQRELHRARLEIRDILAEANAAAGDPRAVQEARRKLASRAGDAEKKEALLLDAPAPTLDRSIRPGDLVQLLDTSASGEIESLRGDMAVVLCGTFRLTTSLSNLEKTSKRQVRKAAGAPAPRFVGWNATTSPVESTTLDLRGLTGDEAAVKIERFLDALRLNRIERATIIHGMGTGALRRRTEEVLRNHPHVHSWRLGGQGEGSSGVTIVTLA from the coding sequence ATGGCAGAGGGTACCTCCAGAAAACTTGAATTCGACAGGGTCGTCGCCCATACGGCGGGCTACGCCCTCTCAGTCTACGGACGCGACACCCTGTCTTCCTCTCTGCCGTTTTCCGGGCACCGGGAACTGCAGGAGGAGCTCGAGCGGGTACTTGAGCTGAAAGGTTTTCTCGAAGAGGGTTCCACGCTCCCTTTCGATACCCTTGCGGACATGCGCCCCCTGCTTGCCACGCTCGAGATGCATGGGGGTGTGCTTGAGCCCGGCGAGCTTCAGGATCTTCACCTCTTTCTTGATGCAGCAGCAGGGCTCCGGCGCCGAATGGTCCGGGAGGCCGAGCTCCGGCCCCGCCTTGCCGTGTTCGGGGCCGGGATTCCGGAGGATGCTTTTGTACGGCCGGTCATCAGGGAGGTCATCGACGAACAGGGGGTGGTGAAGAGTTCGGCCAGCGGAGAACTTGCCCGGATCCGCCGTGCCCTTGTCGACAGGCGACGGGCGCTCGGGCGCACGCTGGAGCGGATCCTTGGCGGATGCCGCTCGAGCGGCTGGCTGATGGAGGATACCCTTACCATCCGCAATGGCCGCCAATGCCTCGCGATGCGCCTCGAGTACCGCCACCGTGTGCCGGGCTTTGTGCAGGATTACTCTGGCAGCGGCCAGACCGTTTTTCTTGAGCCTGCCGAGTGCATGGAGATCACCAATGCCATTCTCGAGGGAGAGATCGAGGAGCGGCGGGAGATCGAGCGGATACTCAGGGAAACGACGGCCAGGATCCGCCCTGAACTTCCCGATCTTCTTTCGGGCGCATCCCTCATGGCGGCCTTCGATTCACTCTATGCCCGTGCCCGTTTCGCACTCGAAACCCGTTCCGTGCTGCCAGCTCTTTCAGAGGGAACGGAGTTCCGCATCAAGCGGGGTTACCATCCCTGGCTGCTTATTTCCCACCGCGACCGCGAAGTGCTGCCTCTTGATCTGGAGCTCGGTTTAAATGAACAGGTGCTCATCATTTCGGGCCCGAACGCCGGAGGAAAGTCCGTTGCCATGAAGACAGCCGGCCTGCTCTCCTTCATGCTCCTGCACGGTTATCTTCTGCCCTGCAGCGAAAGCTCCGTTTTCCCGCTTTTCACAAGCATCGGCATCGAAATCGGCGACGAGCAGTCCATCGAGAACGATCTGTCGACGTTCAGTTCGCACCTCCGCGAGGTCCGCCGCATCCTCGATGCGGCAGGGCGTGGATCGCTGGTGCTGATCGACGAACTGTGTTCGGGGACCGATGTCGAAGAGGGGAGCGCCATTGCCCGCACCATCATTGAAGAGCTCCTCCGGCGCGGTACGAAGGCTATCGTCACCACCCACCTTGGAGACCTCAAAGCATACGCCCACAGCCGCGAAGGCGTGGTGAACGGCGCCATGGAGTTCGATCGCCGGGCTCTCCAGCCGACCTTCCGCTTCATCAAGGGCGTACCGGGCAGCAGTTTCGCTTTTGCCATGATGCAGCGGATGGGATTTCCTCCCGCCATGGTCCGGGAAGCCGAATCCGCCATCGGCGAAGGCCACCGGGGCCTGGAGGAACTGCTCGAGGACCTGCAGGAGCTCCTGGCCTCCAACCGGTTGCTCCATCTGGAGCTTGAAGCGCAGTCAGCCAGTATTCTATTGAGGGAACAGGCCGTCACGGAGGCCGAAAGCATGCTCCGGCGACGGGATCGGGAGCAGAGACAGAAGGCCTCGAAGGAACTGCAGCGGGAGCTGCATCGGGCGCGTCTCGAGATCCGCGACATTCTTGCCGAAGCCAATGCGGCGGCCGGAGACCCGCGTGCCGTTCAGGAGGCCCGTCGGAAGCTGGCATCAAGAGCCGGTGATGCTGAAAAAAAAGAGGCTCTGCTCCTGGATGCCCCGGCCCCGACCCTCGATCGGAGCATCCGTCCCGGGGATCTTGTCCAGCTCCTCGATACCTCGGCATCCGGAGAGATCGAAAGCCTCAGGGGGGACATGGCCGTCGTACTCTGCGGTACCTTCCGTCTTACCACATCGCTTTCGAACCTCGAGAAGACCTCGAAACGCCAGGTCCGCAAGGCGGCCGGCGCCCCGGCACCCCGTTTTGTGGGATGGAACGCAACTACATCCCCTGTAGAATCAACAACGCTTGACCTGCGCGGCCTGACCGGCGACGAAGCTGCCGTGAAAATCGAGCGCTTCCTCGACGCTCTCCGGCTCAACCGCATCGAGCGTGCCACCATCATCCACGGCATGGGCACCGGTGCCCTCCGCCGACGCACTGAAGAGGTGCTTCGAAACCACCCCCATGTCCACTCCTGGCGATTGGGAGGGCAGGGCGAAGGGAGCTCGGGAGTGACTATCGTCACGCTCGCCTGA
- the pgsA gene encoding CDP-diacylglycerol--glycerol-3-phosphate 3-phosphatidyltransferase has product MKAQQESFLTIPNQLTVLRILLVPVFVMLLLQDDAFLKLLGVIAFTVASLTDLYDGWHARRFNVVTRIGAFLDPLADKLLITAAFLVYVWMGYISLWMVMLVVLRDVVVTALRSWAEFRDHPVVTSRQAKYKTLFQNVFAYLVMVLIFLKEAALFGRGSSDAILRFLNSSVLDWIMLAVTVVTVATGVSYLIDNWQVITGKHEERS; this is encoded by the coding sequence TTGAAAGCACAGCAGGAGAGCTTCCTCACCATACCGAACCAGCTGACGGTTCTCCGGATACTGCTTGTCCCGGTGTTTGTCATGCTTCTGTTGCAGGATGATGCATTCCTCAAGCTTCTTGGCGTGATTGCATTTACGGTGGCCAGCCTGACCGATCTCTACGACGGCTGGCATGCCCGCCGGTTCAACGTAGTGACCCGGATCGGCGCGTTTCTCGATCCGCTTGCCGACAAACTGCTCATCACTGCAGCTTTTCTCGTCTATGTGTGGATGGGCTACATCTCCCTCTGGATGGTGATGCTGGTCGTCCTGCGCGATGTTGTGGTGACGGCGCTGAGGAGCTGGGCGGAGTTCCGGGACCATCCGGTGGTGACTTCCCGGCAGGCCAAGTACAAGACCCTTTTCCAGAACGTGTTCGCCTACCTCGTGATGGTACTGATTTTCCTGAAAGAGGCTGCGCTCTTCGGCAGAGGGTCGTCAGATGCGATCCTCCGCTTTCTCAACTCCAGCGTCCTCGACTGGATCATGCTTGCCGTGACGGTGGTGACGGTGGCAACAGGCGTTTCATACCTTATTGACAACTGGCAGGTCATTACCGGAAAGCATGAAGAGCGCAGCTGA
- a CDS encoding phosphatidylglycerophosphatase A family protein, whose product MKSAAEGAGFHFARALSTCFFVGYFPLAPGTIVSALAVLLYLLVPVLQDPVVLAGGVLLSAVFGVWSGGVMEESAGLDPSEVTIDELSGQWLALLFLPAGPVPALLAFLFFRIYDILKPGPVDMAQRLRGGWGIMADDLLAGLLANVSVRLVLLIVPAQWTGVL is encoded by the coding sequence ATGAAGAGCGCAGCTGAGGGGGCAGGGTTCCACTTCGCCCGGGCGCTTTCGACCTGTTTTTTTGTAGGGTATTTCCCTCTTGCTCCCGGGACGATCGTCAGTGCTCTTGCTGTTCTGCTCTATCTCCTGGTTCCCGTTCTGCAGGATCCGGTTGTTCTGGCAGGGGGAGTGCTCCTCTCAGCGGTGTTCGGCGTGTGGTCCGGCGGAGTCATGGAGGAGTCCGCAGGCCTGGATCCTTCCGAGGTGACGATCGACGAGCTGTCCGGCCAGTGGCTTGCGCTTCTTTTTCTGCCGGCAGGGCCGGTCCCCGCCCTGCTCGCGTTTCTTTTTTTCCGTATCTACGATATCCTCAAGCCCGGTCCAGTCGATATGGCCCAACGTCTTCGGGGCGGATGGGGCATCATGGCCGATGATCTTCTGGCCGGCCTCCTTGCCAATGTCTCTGTCCGGCTGGTACTCCTTATTGTGCCGGCTCAGTGGACGGGCGTCCTGTAG